A single region of the Mycobacterium lentiflavum genome encodes:
- the mddA gene encoding methanethiol S-methyltransferase, with translation MSRYLTICYGAVAYLLFLVSFVYAIGFVGNIVVPRSVDHALSAPVGPAVLIDALLLGVFAIQHSVMARPAFKRWWTRFVPTSIERSTYVILASAALLLLYWQWRTLPDLVWDVRLPAARVVVWALFWLGWATVFFSSFMVSHFDLFGLRQVYLAWRGKPYRELDFRVRYLYRLVRHPLMLGFLIAFWATPTMTVGHLLFSVATTGYILIALRLEEHDLVASLGEQYRAYRREVPALVPGTRRHPHAPAGQH, from the coding sequence ATGAGTCGATATTTGACAATCTGTTACGGCGCAGTGGCTTATCTGCTGTTCCTGGTGTCGTTCGTGTACGCGATCGGATTCGTCGGCAACATCGTGGTGCCCCGCAGCGTCGACCATGCGCTCTCGGCCCCGGTCGGCCCGGCGGTGCTGATTGACGCACTCCTGCTTGGTGTTTTCGCAATTCAGCACAGCGTCATGGCGCGTCCCGCGTTCAAGAGATGGTGGACCCGATTTGTGCCCACGTCGATCGAACGCAGTACCTACGTGATCCTGGCGAGTGCCGCGCTATTGCTGCTCTACTGGCAGTGGCGCACGCTGCCCGACCTCGTGTGGGACGTGCGTCTGCCGGCGGCACGCGTGGTTGTGTGGGCGTTGTTCTGGCTCGGCTGGGCGACGGTGTTCTTCTCGTCCTTCATGGTCAGCCACTTCGACCTGTTCGGCCTGCGGCAGGTGTACCTGGCCTGGCGCGGAAAGCCCTACCGCGAATTGGACTTTCGTGTTCGCTACCTGTACAGGTTGGTGCGTCACCCGCTGATGCTGGGCTTTTTGATCGCATTCTGGGCGACGCCCACGATGACGGTCGGGCACCTGCTGTTCAGCGTCGCCACAACGGGTTACATCCTGATCGCGTTGCGGCTGGAAGAACACGACCTGGTCGCGTCACTGGGCGAGCAGTACCGTGCCTACCGCCGCGAGGTGCCGGCGCTGGTGCCCGGGACCCGGCGGCACCCGCACGCGCCGGCCGGCCAGCACTAG
- a CDS encoding SRPBCC family protein — MDSDTVSVERVIKAPPNRIFALLADAGKHASFDGSESVNRCTQDSVPLTKGSTFGMAMRGRKETLFLPYRTTNTVIEYEPDRRIAWKTTAMGGRVGGRIWRYELAPTPDGTAGTLVRETWDVSQDRQKAMITRGSMPQKTADGMRATLDRIATLVEG, encoded by the coding sequence ATGGATTCAGACACGGTCAGCGTCGAGCGGGTCATCAAAGCACCGCCGAACAGGATCTTCGCGCTACTGGCCGACGCCGGCAAACATGCCAGCTTCGACGGTTCGGAGTCGGTGAATCGCTGCACGCAGGACTCGGTTCCCCTGACCAAGGGTTCGACATTCGGGATGGCGATGCGGGGGCGCAAGGAGACGCTGTTCCTCCCCTACCGCACCACCAACACCGTCATCGAGTACGAACCGGACCGGCGCATCGCGTGGAAGACCACCGCGATGGGCGGCCGGGTGGGTGGCCGTATCTGGCGCTACGAGCTGGCTCCGACCCCGGACGGCACCGCTGGCACCCTGGTCCGCGAAACCTGGGACGTGTCGCAGGACAGGCAGAAGGCGATGATCACCCGCGGCTCGATGCCGCAAAAAACCGCCGACGGCATGCGCGCCACCCTGGACCGCATCGCGACGCTTGTCGAGGGCTAG
- a CDS encoding Rv3235 family protein, with protein MPVVEYEPPPRAVPRNVAGCRQPAVARRSGGGPRRPYSGRPVREPEPIAAVWSEAMRQAAAFADAALRRVLEVIDHRRPVTQLQPLLVRGLVDSVLSVSQSRGGRPGAAVLRRMRLQPVGHRDPETAAEVFGSYSRGDRIHAIAARVEKLPTSTGIRWQVVALHIG; from the coding sequence ATGCCGGTCGTCGAGTACGAACCGCCGCCACGGGCGGTACCGCGCAACGTCGCCGGATGCCGGCAGCCGGCCGTCGCCCGCCGAAGCGGGGGTGGGCCGCGCCGGCCCTACAGCGGGCGGCCGGTCAGGGAGCCCGAGCCGATCGCGGCGGTCTGGTCCGAGGCAATGCGTCAGGCGGCGGCCTTCGCCGACGCCGCGCTGCGCCGGGTGCTGGAGGTCATCGATCACCGGCGGCCGGTCACCCAGCTCCAGCCGCTGCTGGTGCGCGGCCTCGTCGACTCCGTGCTGTCGGTCAGCCAGTCGCGCGGCGGGCGCCCGGGCGCCGCGGTGCTGCGCCGGATGCGGCTGCAGCCGGTCGGGCACCGGGATCCGGAGACCGCTGCCGAGGTGTTCGGCTCCTACAGCCGCGGCGACCGCATCCACGCCATCGCCGCTCGGGTGGAGAAGCTCCCCACCAGCACCGGAATCCGGTGGCAGGTGGTGGCCCTGCACATCGGTTGA
- a CDS encoding WS/DGAT/MGAT family O-acyltransferase, with translation MVTRLSTSDASFYRLENTATPMYVGSLSILQRPRAGLSYETLLAAVEQRLPQIPRYRQKVREVGVGLARPVWIDDADFDITYHVRRSSLPSPGSDEQLHELVARLAARPLDKTRPLWEMYLVEGLANNRVALYTKSHQALINGMSALEIGHVIADRTRQPAPFPEDIWIPEREPGSTRLLLGALTDWVVGPGTQLQAVGSAMAGAATNYGELLNVGRRVFDFARTVARGTAPSSPLNATVSRHRRFTVARGSLEDYRTVRARYDCDINDVVLAVVTGALGNWLMSRGMAVSSSATIRAMAPLSVYAEDQHDSTGPGQMISQVSPFLVDLPVGEGNAVVRLSQIAHATESNPSAARLVDARTIVTLSGFAPPTLHAMGIRVATSFSARLFNLLITNAPGAQSQMYVAGTKLLETYAVPPLLHNQALAIGVTSYNGTLYFGINADREAMSDVDLLPALLKQSLEELLEASR, from the coding sequence ATGGTGACCCGGTTGTCCACATCGGACGCATCCTTCTATCGGCTCGAAAACACCGCCACCCCGATGTACGTCGGATCGCTGTCCATCCTGCAGCGCCCGCGCGCCGGATTGAGTTACGAGACGCTGCTCGCCGCCGTCGAACAGCGGTTGCCGCAAATACCTCGCTATCGGCAGAAGGTACGCGAAGTGGGGGTCGGCCTGGCCCGGCCGGTGTGGATCGACGACGCCGATTTCGACATCACCTACCATGTGCGGCGCTCGTCGCTGCCGTCGCCGGGCAGCGACGAGCAGCTGCACGAGCTCGTCGCCCGGCTGGCCGCACGGCCGCTGGACAAGACGCGGCCGCTGTGGGAGATGTACCTGGTTGAAGGCCTGGCCAACAATCGGGTCGCGCTCTACACCAAGTCGCATCAGGCACTGATCAACGGGATGAGCGCGCTGGAGATCGGCCATGTGATCGCCGATCGAACCCGGCAGCCGGCGCCGTTCCCCGAGGACATCTGGATCCCGGAACGCGAACCCGGCTCGACGCGGCTGCTGCTCGGCGCGCTCACCGACTGGGTGGTGGGCCCGGGCACGCAGTTGCAGGCCGTCGGCTCCGCGATGGCGGGGGCGGCGACGAACTATGGCGAACTGCTCAACGTGGGTCGTCGGGTCTTCGACTTCGCGCGCACGGTCGCGCGCGGCACCGCGCCCAGCAGCCCGCTCAACGCCACCGTCTCGCGGCATCGGCGGTTCACCGTCGCGCGCGGAAGCCTCGAGGACTACCGGACGGTGCGCGCGCGCTACGACTGCGACATCAACGATGTGGTGCTGGCCGTGGTGACCGGCGCGCTGGGCAACTGGCTGATGTCACGCGGAATGGCCGTGTCGTCGAGCGCGACCATTCGGGCGATGGCACCGCTATCGGTCTATGCCGAGGACCAACACGACTCGACGGGTCCCGGCCAGATGATCAGTCAGGTCTCCCCGTTCCTGGTCGACCTGCCGGTGGGTGAGGGCAACGCGGTGGTGCGGCTATCGCAGATCGCGCACGCGACCGAATCCAATCCGTCGGCCGCCCGGTTGGTCGACGCCCGGACCATCGTCACACTGTCGGGTTTCGCGCCACCGACCCTGCACGCCATGGGCATCCGGGTGGCCACCAGCTTCTCGGCGCGCTTGTTCAACTTGTTGATCACCAATGCGCCCGGAGCCCAGTCGCAGATGTATGTCGCCGGCACCAAACTGCTGGAGACCTACGCGGTGCCACCGCTGCTGCATAATCAGGCGTTGGCGATCGGTGTGACGTCCTACAACGGGACGCTGTATTTCGGAATTAACGCCGATCGCGAGGCGATGAGCGATGTCGACCTGCTCCCGGCGTTGTTGAAGCAATCACTCGAGGAACTACTCGAAGCTTCCCGCTAG
- the ppk2 gene encoding polyphosphate kinase 2, producing MSTSNDGATAKAKKKKSPARNAARISDAVYEAELFRLQAEFVKLQEWVRHSGARIVVLFEGRDAAGKGGAIKRITEYLSPRTANIAALPVPTDRERGQWYYQRYIAHLPSKGEIVLFDRSWYNRAGIEKVMGFCTPQEHALFLRQTPIFEQMLIDDGILLRKYWFSVSEAEQLRRFKARRNDPVRRWKLSTTDLESVYRWEDYSRAKDEMMVHTDTPVSPWYVVESDIKKHARLNMMHHLLSSIAYHDVDVPKVDLPERPVVSGNYQRPPRELSTYVDDYASTLIEA from the coding sequence GTGAGCACTTCGAATGACGGCGCAACGGCAAAGGCGAAGAAAAAGAAGTCGCCGGCGCGCAACGCTGCCAGGATCTCCGATGCCGTCTATGAAGCCGAATTGTTCAGGCTACAAGCAGAATTCGTGAAGCTACAGGAGTGGGTACGGCATTCCGGCGCGCGAATCGTGGTGCTCTTTGAGGGCCGCGACGCCGCGGGCAAGGGTGGCGCCATCAAACGGATCACCGAATACCTCAGTCCCCGTACCGCCAATATCGCCGCCTTGCCGGTGCCGACGGATCGAGAGCGCGGCCAGTGGTACTACCAGCGGTATATCGCGCATCTGCCGTCGAAGGGCGAAATCGTGCTCTTCGACCGATCGTGGTACAACCGCGCCGGCATTGAGAAAGTGATGGGATTCTGCACGCCGCAAGAACATGCGCTGTTTTTGCGGCAGACTCCGATTTTCGAGCAGATGCTGATCGACGACGGGATTCTGCTGCGCAAGTACTGGTTTTCGGTTTCCGAGGCCGAACAGTTGCGCCGTTTCAAGGCACGCCGCAACGATCCCGTCCGGCGCTGGAAACTGTCCACGACGGACTTGGAATCGGTGTACCGCTGGGAGGACTATTCGCGCGCCAAAGACGAGATGATGGTACACACCGATACGCCGGTAAGTCCTTGGTACGTAGTGGAATCCGATATCAAGAAGCATGCGCGGCTGAACATGATGCACCACCTGTTGTCCAGCATCGCCTACCACGATGTCGACGTGCCGAAGGTCGATTTGCCCGAACGTCCGGTCGTCAGCGGCAACTACCAGCGTCCGCCGCGCGAGCTGTCGACGTATGTCGACGACTACGCGTCGACCTTGATCGAGGCCTAG
- a CDS encoding DUF6912 family protein, whose amino-acid sequence MGAIQVYVPATLAMLQQLVAEDSLRPVNGTAFAVTPTLREAYAEGDEDELADVALREAALASLRLLAAQEAGQPDQAARPRRAVLAAEVDDLTFRPDLDDAVVRIAGPVSMAQVVAAYVDNAGAEAAVAKAIEAIDAADLGDEDADLIVGDAQDHDLAWYAAQELPFLLDLL is encoded by the coding sequence ATGGGTGCGATCCAGGTCTACGTTCCGGCCACCCTGGCGATGCTGCAACAGCTCGTCGCCGAGGACTCGCTGCGGCCGGTCAACGGCACCGCTTTCGCGGTGACGCCGACACTGCGCGAGGCCTATGCGGAAGGCGACGAGGACGAGCTCGCCGACGTGGCGTTGCGTGAGGCGGCGCTGGCTTCGCTGCGCCTGCTGGCGGCCCAGGAGGCCGGGCAACCGGATCAGGCGGCGCGGCCACGGCGCGCGGTGCTGGCGGCCGAGGTCGATGACCTCACCTTCCGTCCCGATCTCGACGACGCCGTGGTCAGAATCGCCGGGCCGGTCTCGATGGCCCAGGTGGTCGCGGCCTACGTCGACAACGCCGGCGCCGAAGCGGCGGTCGCGAAGGCGATTGAGGCCATCGATGCCGCTGACCTGGGGGATGAGGACGCCGACCTGATCGTCGGCGACGCCCAGGACCACGATTTGGCCTGGTATGCCGCCCAGGAATTGCCGTTCCTGCTCGACCTGTTGTGA
- a CDS encoding ferredoxin reductase, which yields MGRKFQSVTANVVDTKRPTVAGAERHPGWHALRQLAARITTPLLPDDYLHLANPLWSARELRGRIVQVRRETEDSATLVIKPGWGFSFDFEPGQYIGIGLRMDGRWRWRSYSLTSSPVARSGSGPERTVTISVKAMPEGFLSSHLVAGVEPGTIVRLAAPQGNFVLPDPAPPSILFLTAGSGITPVMSMLRTLVRRKQIGDIQHVHSAPTESDVMFGSELTALASVHPGYRLQVRETRAQGRLDLARLDDQVPDWRERQTWACGPEGMLTQAEKIWAAAGISDRLHLERFAVAKAAPAGEGGTVTFGRTGRTVAADAATSLMDAGEGAGIQMPFGCRMGICQSCVVPLLEGHVRDLRTGQEHEPGSRVQTCVSAASGDCVLDI from the coding sequence ATGGGTAGGAAATTTCAATCGGTCACCGCGAATGTGGTCGACACCAAGCGCCCCACGGTGGCGGGGGCGGAGCGGCATCCCGGCTGGCATGCGCTGCGCCAGCTCGCTGCGCGCATCACAACCCCGCTGTTGCCCGACGACTATCTGCATCTGGCCAACCCGCTGTGGTCGGCGCGGGAATTGCGGGGCCGCATCGTGCAGGTTCGCCGCGAGACCGAGGATTCCGCGACCCTGGTCATCAAGCCGGGCTGGGGTTTCAGCTTCGACTTCGAGCCCGGCCAGTACATCGGGATCGGACTGCGGATGGACGGCCGCTGGCGCTGGCGGTCGTATTCGCTGACGTCGAGCCCGGTGGCGCGGTCGGGGTCCGGCCCCGAGCGCACCGTGACGATCAGCGTCAAGGCGATGCCGGAAGGCTTCCTGTCCAGCCACCTGGTGGCCGGCGTCGAGCCGGGAACCATCGTGCGGCTGGCCGCTCCCCAGGGCAACTTCGTCCTTCCCGACCCGGCTCCGCCGTCGATTCTGTTCCTCACTGCGGGATCGGGGATCACGCCGGTGATGTCCATGTTGCGAACGCTGGTGCGCCGCAAGCAAATCGGTGATATTCAGCACGTCCATTCGGCGCCGACCGAATCGGACGTGATGTTCGGCAGCGAGTTGACCGCGCTCGCGTCGGTGCACCCCGGGTACCGGTTGCAGGTACGCGAGACCCGGGCGCAGGGGCGGCTCGACCTCGCCCGGCTCGACGACCAGGTGCCGGATTGGCGCGAACGTCAAACCTGGGCCTGCGGACCAGAGGGCATGCTGACCCAGGCCGAGAAGATCTGGGCGGCCGCGGGCATCAGCGACCGGTTGCACCTGGAGCGGTTCGCGGTGGCCAAGGCGGCACCGGCCGGGGAGGGCGGAACGGTGACCTTCGGCCGAACCGGTCGCACGGTGGCCGCCGACGCCGCGACCTCGCTGATGGATGCGGGGGAGGGCGCCGGAATCCAGATGCCGTTCGGGTGCCGGATGGGTATCTGCCAGTCCTGCGTGGTACCCCTGCTGGAAGGTCACGTCCGTGACCTGCGGACCGGGCAAGAACACGAGCCCGGGAGCCGGGTGCAGACCTGCGTGTCGGCCGCGTCCGGCGATTGTGTGCTCGACATTTAA
- a CDS encoding fatty acid desaturase family protein, translating to MAITDVEVFAHLSDADIEALAVELDAIRRDVEDSRGERDARYIRRTIAAQRALEVSARLMLAASSRRSAWWAGTVTLGVAKIIENMEIGHNVMHGQWDWMNDPEIHSSSWEWDMSGSSKHWRYTHNFVHHKYTNILGMDDDVGYGMLRVTRDQRWKKFNLFNLVWNTLLALGFEWGVGLQHVEIGKIVKKRMDQDDARERTEEFFAKAGRQLLKDYVAFPALTSLSPGATYTSTLKANAVANVIRNVWANAVIFCGHFPDGAEKFTKTDMIGETKGQWYLRQMLGSANFDAGPTLRFMSGNLCHQIEHHLYPDLPSNRLHEISVRVRALCDKYDLPYTTGSFLVQYGKTWRTLAKLSLPNKYLLDNADDAPETRSERMFAELGADFAGTDPETGRRRGLRTAIATVRGWRRNKRAMKKMEQMLKDADDLAA from the coding sequence ATGGCGATCACAGACGTCGAAGTATTCGCGCATCTGTCGGACGCTGATATCGAGGCCCTGGCCGTTGAGCTGGATGCTATCCGCCGGGACGTAGAGGACTCACGCGGCGAGCGGGATGCCCGCTACATTCGTCGCACCATCGCAGCGCAGCGTGCGCTGGAAGTGTCCGCCCGACTGATGCTGGCCGCGAGCTCGCGGCGCTCGGCATGGTGGGCCGGCACTGTGACCCTGGGCGTGGCCAAGATCATCGAGAACATGGAGATCGGCCACAACGTCATGCACGGCCAGTGGGACTGGATGAACGACCCGGAGATCCACTCGTCCTCGTGGGAGTGGGACATGAGCGGGTCGTCCAAGCACTGGCGTTACACCCACAACTTCGTGCACCACAAGTACACGAACATTCTCGGGATGGACGACGATGTCGGCTACGGCATGCTGCGCGTCACCCGCGACCAGCGCTGGAAGAAGTTCAATCTGTTCAACCTGGTGTGGAACACGTTGCTGGCACTCGGTTTTGAGTGGGGCGTCGGCCTGCAGCACGTCGAGATCGGCAAGATCGTCAAGAAGCGGATGGATCAGGACGACGCGCGGGAGCGCACGGAAGAGTTCTTCGCCAAGGCCGGCCGTCAGCTGCTCAAGGACTACGTCGCGTTCCCGGCGCTGACCTCGCTGTCACCCGGCGCGACGTACACGTCCACGTTGAAGGCCAATGCCGTCGCCAACGTGATCCGCAACGTGTGGGCCAACGCGGTGATCTTCTGTGGCCACTTCCCTGATGGCGCAGAGAAATTCACCAAGACCGACATGATCGGCGAAACGAAGGGCCAGTGGTACTTGCGCCAGATGCTGGGAAGTGCCAACTTCGATGCCGGGCCGACACTGCGGTTCATGAGCGGCAACCTGTGCCACCAGATCGAACACCACCTGTACCCCGACCTGCCGAGCAACCGGCTGCACGAGATCTCGGTGCGAGTGCGCGCATTGTGCGACAAGTACGACTTGCCTTACACCACAGGCTCATTCCTGGTGCAATACGGCAAGACGTGGCGCACGTTGGCCAAGCTGTCCTTGCCTAACAAGTACTTGCTGGACAACGCCGACGACGCGCCGGAAACTCGCAGCGAGCGGATGTTCGCCGAACTGGGTGCCGACTTCGCCGGTACCGATCCGGAGACCGGCCGGCGGCGCGGCCTCAGGACCGCCATCGCCACCGTTCGGGGTTGGCGCCGCAACAAGCGCGCCATGAAGAAAATGGAGCAGATGCTCAAGGACGCCGACGATCTGGCGGCTTAG
- a CDS encoding DUF5134 domain-containing protein: MSRAPAGFGWITAVNWIVALGFAVAALYWSSRCAARRQSARLEPLYQACAAAGTAAMFFTQLRCSA; the protein is encoded by the coding sequence ATGTCCAGGGCGCCAGCCGGGTTCGGGTGGATCACCGCGGTGAACTGGATCGTGGCTCTCGGGTTCGCGGTTGCGGCGCTGTATTGGTCAAGCCGTTGCGCCGCCCGGCGGCAGTCCGCGCGCTTGGAACCGCTCTATCAAGCGTGCGCTGCCGCCGGCACCGCGGCGATGTTCTTCACCCAACTCAGGTGCAGCGCCTAA
- a CDS encoding PPE domain-containing protein yields MTLTVIPDKLKQRADVLEVPLRRPPADNPQPACTLDFVRNAVADLAYGADQMRDKISRAETEWKSLAESLRNAAFAYEVIDEGSAAALGNETSAPQAVMVGAANEDFGPATLGAGSVLAAPVPIPTEFREVEVTARQLEESDQGASLARFADAWEQYKSVLRDATKRFVPIEGWSSDDITGACQKVQANFNAYATWLNAMATLCQQLADQARAVVDAHKKARQDHVYAGNWRADGRIKYDHQTFVDLEKFILSPAGENFTRKYPNWWPTFYTGVSKESLEAIAPYRASLKSVAPVNPDAPPPAQNVDKPKPPKPFVPTPDQYWEWEWAAELEERKKHNLKPATKPKDVLRPPPKPDPANDPNITPGGGGSGGLSGLPSMPMMPMMPSAPQPDPAIADALKDLKGQGGPKLPHGGGVKPASFGGAGGPGTPLQSWGEDSATPKAGAAGPAGPGRGVPGVGGTPGAMGGGMGGAPAAGGDKGGKGKRVEGDEEALYTEERSWTEGVIGLRAANDVPKQ; encoded by the coding sequence ATGACGCTGACGGTGATCCCCGACAAACTAAAGCAGCGAGCCGACGTGCTGGAGGTCCCGCTCCGACGCCCGCCCGCCGACAACCCCCAACCGGCCTGCACCCTCGACTTCGTCAGAAATGCGGTCGCCGATCTTGCGTACGGCGCTGACCAAATGCGAGACAAGATTTCGCGTGCAGAAACGGAGTGGAAAAGTCTGGCCGAGTCGCTGCGCAACGCGGCCTTCGCCTACGAAGTGATCGACGAGGGGAGCGCGGCGGCCCTCGGGAATGAAACGTCCGCGCCGCAGGCGGTCATGGTTGGGGCCGCAAATGAGGATTTCGGCCCGGCGACGCTTGGCGCAGGATCGGTTCTCGCCGCCCCTGTCCCGATCCCAACCGAGTTCCGAGAGGTAGAAGTTACGGCGCGGCAACTCGAGGAAAGCGATCAGGGCGCATCGCTGGCTCGCTTCGCGGATGCGTGGGAGCAGTACAAGTCGGTGTTACGCGATGCCACAAAGCGATTCGTACCGATCGAGGGATGGAGCAGCGACGACATCACCGGCGCGTGTCAGAAGGTCCAGGCCAATTTCAACGCGTACGCAACGTGGTTGAACGCGATGGCGACACTGTGCCAGCAGCTGGCTGACCAGGCGCGAGCAGTTGTGGATGCGCACAAAAAGGCTCGCCAGGACCATGTCTACGCGGGCAATTGGCGGGCTGACGGGCGCATCAAATATGACCACCAGACATTCGTGGACCTGGAGAAATTCATCTTGTCACCCGCGGGCGAGAACTTCACCAGAAAATATCCGAATTGGTGGCCTACGTTTTACACGGGGGTGTCGAAGGAATCGTTGGAGGCAATTGCCCCGTACCGAGCAAGTCTGAAGAGCGTGGCACCGGTCAACCCGGATGCGCCGCCCCCGGCCCAAAACGTCGACAAGCCGAAACCCCCGAAACCATTCGTGCCCACCCCCGACCAATACTGGGAGTGGGAATGGGCCGCGGAATTGGAGGAGAGAAAAAAGCATAATTTGAAACCCGCGACGAAGCCGAAGGACGTTTTAAGGCCACCGCCGAAACCGGATCCGGCGAATGACCCCAACATCACGCCCGGGGGTGGGGGCAGCGGCGGACTTTCGGGTCTGCCCTCGATGCCGATGATGCCGATGATGCCTTCGGCACCCCAGCCCGACCCGGCGATCGCTGACGCCTTGAAAGACCTGAAAGGCCAAGGGGGGCCCAAGCTTCCGCACGGTGGTGGGGTCAAACCGGCATCGTTCGGCGGGGCCGGTGGGCCAGGGACGCCATTGCAGTCCTGGGGAGAGGACAGTGCGACGCCCAAGGCCGGCGCCGCGGGGCCCGCGGGCCCGGGTCGCGGAGTCCCAGGAGTCGGCGGGACGCCCGGCGCCATGGGCGGTGGCATGGGAGGCGCTCCCGCCGCCGGCGGGGACAAGGGCGGTAAAGGCAAGCGGGTGGAAGGCGATGAGGAAGCGCTGTATACCGAGGAACGGTCGTGGACTGAGGGTGTCATCGGTTTGCGCGCTGCCAACGATGTGCCCAAGCAGTAG
- a CDS encoding ANTAR domain-containing protein, which produces MYVHRRVLDQHRFDAVSASLALEASNTALMLLDRDLRIRGVNATYEVLSLRPRGELLGELVSDVFPDNPDDAQARGTEQLAVSVESAMRRRATDSMPIVRYDITDPQEPDVFLPKVWTCQNVAVDDGNEQFGVLHQVAEITSLDEALSALSRDVAGGESLVAAEHMHVLAALATKAREDQSRARAMTGEIEQLQRAVETRDIIGQAKGMLMERFNVDAAAAFDLLARLSQEANIRLVDIAHKLVEMDHPTQ; this is translated from the coding sequence ATGTACGTGCACCGGCGAGTTCTGGACCAGCATCGTTTCGATGCCGTGTCAGCGTCGCTGGCACTCGAAGCGTCCAACACGGCCTTGATGTTGCTGGACCGCGACCTGCGTATCCGCGGCGTCAATGCGACCTATGAAGTCCTCTCCTTGCGACCGCGCGGCGAACTGCTGGGCGAGCTCGTGTCTGACGTGTTTCCGGACAACCCTGACGACGCGCAGGCCCGCGGCACGGAGCAGCTTGCCGTGTCCGTGGAATCAGCGATGCGACGGCGGGCAACCGACAGCATGCCAATCGTGCGGTACGACATCACCGACCCACAGGAGCCGGACGTCTTTCTGCCGAAGGTGTGGACATGCCAGAACGTCGCGGTCGACGATGGCAACGAGCAATTCGGGGTGCTGCACCAGGTAGCCGAAATCACCTCACTCGACGAAGCCTTGTCCGCGCTATCGCGGGACGTCGCGGGCGGTGAGTCACTCGTCGCGGCCGAGCACATGCACGTGCTCGCGGCGCTGGCCACCAAGGCCCGCGAGGACCAGAGCCGGGCGCGGGCCATGACAGGCGAGATCGAGCAGCTGCAGCGGGCAGTCGAAACCCGCGACATCATCGGCCAGGCCAAGGGCATGCTGATGGAGCGGTTCAATGTCGACGCGGCAGCGGCGTTCGACCTATTGGCGAGGCTGTCGCAAGAGGCGAACATCCGACTGGTGGACATCGCTCACAAGCTCGTCGAAATGGACCATCCCACGCAATAG